Within Spirochaetota bacterium, the genomic segment CGCAGAACATTCTCGGGGCCATGGGCAAAGAAAGCAGGTTCTTTGAATTCGTGATCGGGAAGCTTTTCAACTTTTTCCTTTTTAATCGGGTGCCCCTCACGCAATGCCCGTCGCAGTTCGCGGCCGATCATCTGAGGAAAAGCGGTTGCAGGAAAACACTGAAAGTGGTGTCCAACGGCATACCGGCGGATTATGCCGCAAAGAAACACGCCCGCCCGAAATGGTTCGGCGATAAGCTTGTGCTCATGAATGTCGGCCGCCATGCGCTTGAAAAAAGGCAAACGCTCCTGGTCGAAGGAGTGAAGCGCTCGAAATACGCCGACAAGATACAGCTCTTGCTCTGCGGCAAGGGAGAGATGTCTGAAACACTGATCAAGAACGGCGCGGAACTCCCGGTAAAACCGTTCGTTCAGTATGTAACGCATGAAGAGAAGCTTGAGTATCTGAACACTGCCGATCTGTACGTCCACGCTTCCATGGTGGAGCTCGAGAGCCTTTCCTGCCTCGAGGCCATCGGCTGCGGGCTTCCCTGCCTTATCGGCGATTCCAGGTACAGCGCTGCGCCGCAATTCGCACTTGACAAACGCTTCATCTTTACGTTCGATGATGCGGACAGCCTCGCCGCGAAGATCGACTATTGGTATGAGCACCGTGGTGAGCTTAAGACCTCGCGGAAAAAAGCACTGGAAATGGCGGAAAAGTATCGCTTCGAAAAATGTCTTGATGAGATGGAAGCGATGTACGCGGAAGTCCTGCGGACAAGCAAATATGCAAAGCAGCTTCCGAACAGCGGCGGGGCCGGCGTACTTGCCCCGGAAGCGGGTACACAGCAATTCCACCATACGACACGGGGCGGGAAAAAGGGGCGATGAAAGACAACAGCCAGCGGCGCTCGATACCGAAAGAAAAGCTCTTCGTCGTAAAGAACAACAAGATGAAGATTGACTTTGCGCAGAAGTTCACCTACATCTATTTCGACTGGTGGTTCGAGCTTCTTGTACTGCCGTGTTTTCTATTTTGTTATGTGCTCGCGACACTGAGCGCTCTCTACTTCGGGCTCACGGTGAGCGGCAGGGAGAATCTGCGCATACTCAAGAAAAAAGGATGCGTAGTCATTTCCAATCACTGCCACTACTTCGATACGGTATTCGCGAGCTATACGTTCTTCCCGCGGCATCTCTATACCTCGGTAGCCCAGAGGAATTTCGAGGTTCCCATAGTCCGGCGGATACTGCGCCTCCTCAGGGCTTTTCCCATTCCGAACCATTCCCTCGGATTCAAGATGATAGCTAATTCGGTCGGCGAAGCGCTCAGGAGAAGGCATAGCATATTGGTTCTCCCCGAGGGGGATCTCTGCTATATGAGCCAGGAGATATTCAAATTCAAACCCGGTGCATTCTACATGTCATACATGCATCAGGCGCCGATACTGCCGATGGTCTATGTTCTCACGAAACGCGAGAAGAACGGTGTTGAGAAGAAGCATCGCCCGCGGATACGTCAGGTGTTCGGCGAACCGATATGCCCGCCGCCGCTCCGTCCCGACGGTGCTTTCCCCAAAGAAGAGCTCGATGCCATGATGGAAAAGGCTGCTCGATGGATGGAAGGTACGCTTGCGGCATATCACAAGGACGAAGTGGCTCCGTCCTTAAGCACCAATACCGTCAGCGATACTGCGATGCCTGCGCAGTGAACATCGATGCATACACGCCTTTCTTCTTCATGAGACGATCATGACTCCCCGCTTCCACGATGCGCCCCTCATCGAAGACGAGTATATTGTCCACGGTGCGCACGGTGGAAAAGCGATGCGACACGATGACGGTCATCCTCCCCTCGGAGACATGCGATAATCCCTTGAAGATCTCCGCCTCGGCGAACACATCGAGCGATGCGGTCGGCTCATCGAGCACAAGTGCCGGGCTTTGGCGCATATAGCCGCGAGCGAGCGCTATCTTCTGCCATTCCCCGCCGGAAAGGTCGGCCGAATTCCCCGTTGTGCCGAAGAGCCGCCCGAGCCAGGTATCATATCCCTTCGGCAGGCGCCCTACGAGCGAGGCGATGCCCGCATGCGATGCGGCATGTTCGATACGCGCGCTGTCGTCCGCGTGCGATAGATCGCCGAGGGCGATGTTCTCGCGCAGGGTGAGGCTGTAGCGGACATAATCCTGGAATACGACGGAAAAGAATTTCCGAACGCTTTCGATGCTGTAGGTACGGAGGTCTTTCCCTTCGAGAAGGATGACGCCCTCGGCAGGGTCGTATAGCCGCGCAAGCAGTTTCACGAGCGACGTTTTTCCTGCGCCGTTCTTCCCGACAAGTGCGGTCGATTGCCCCGGGAGCAGACGGAAGTTGAGGTTCGAGAACACCATACGTTCGCTTCCCGGATAACGGAACGAGACGTTGCGGAATTCAACGCCCTTCACGAGCGTTTCAGGAGCGATGAGCGTTCCCCATCGCGGCTTCCCCTTCGGTCCGCGGAGCGCACCGCCTATTTTTTCATTGGTGATGTCGAGGAGCGCATAGAGGTTATCGAGGAAAAGACTTTGCCCGTAGATATTCCCGCCTGAAGTGAATATACCGCGCGCATTACCGCGGCAGCTTTCCACGGCGCTCGTGAAGAGGACGATATCACCGATGGTGAGCGTATGCGATATGACACGCATGGCTATGTACGCCCACACGAGTGCCGAGCCCGCGACCTCGATGAGCGTGAACGCGGAATCGACGAGGCGTTCGCGTATACTGAGCTCGGTCTCCTGTTTCCAGAAGCGGGTGGCGCTTTCCTGATAGCGGCCGAGAAAGAGCTCGGCAAGCCCGAGGGTGCGTATCTCTTTGGCAATACCGCGGTCGGTAAGTATATGGGAGTAATACCAGCGCAGACGTTCATCAGGCGTACGGTCGCGCTGCATCTTCCAGCGCAGGCGCGCGAAATATCCGCCGAGGAACGCCTGGGGAAGGGTTATCACCACCACGAGGATGACGGCCGCCCAGTGGAGCCTGAACAGCACGAACAGGAATGACGTGAGCGTGAGCGTCTGCCGGACAATGCTGATGAGGTACTGCAGTATCGACCATGCGCTCGATGAGGCGCCGCGCTGCGCGTTCTGCAGTATGTCGAAATGCTCCGGGTTCTCGAAGAACGCCATATCGAACGAGGCACATTTGCGCATGATGAGGAAATTGCAGTGTATATCGACGCGGGAACGAATGAGCGCGGTGAGAAGATTATTCGCCGCATCCAGCCATCGCCCGGTGAACCAGGCGGCGGAGAGCACGATAAGATAGGGAACAAGGTCGGCAAGGGAGCGTATCCCCTGCGGGTTGTTCACGAGGAGCATGATATGATCGATGAAGAGCTTCGTCGAATAGACGGTTACGAGCGGCACGAGACCGATGACCATGTTCGTGACAAGCGCAAGAAGTGCAAGGGCGGGTGACGCGTCGAATACGAGTTTTGCCGCACGCGCCATCGAACGGAATATACGGCTTATTTTTTCGAGATCCATACGGAAACTATATCCTACACCCCGAGCGTGTCAATAGAAGTTTTGGCGGGATGCGCCTTGACAAAAGCAGCCCGGATGGCGTATACTCATTTAGTCTAACGTTAGACTAACACATGCACAGGGAATCGGTGACAGTCAAGGATATCGCGCGCCGCGTCGGCGTGCATTACACCACGGTGGCTACCGTGCTTCGGGACAATAATACATCGCGGGCGTCGGAAAAAACACGCCGCGCCATCCTCAGGACCGCGCGGACGCTCGGGTACCGCGGGAACATACTCGCGTCGAACATGCGCCGGGGGCTTAAGCGGCTTGCCGTCATCATCTGCGCAGAGGATCAGGAAATGATCTATTACCCCTACTATCAGGAGATCATAGCGGGTCTTCAGGATGTGTTGAGCCGCGAGGGCAGGACGCTCTCCTTCCACTTCTACTCGCACGTGACCAAGG encodes:
- a CDS encoding glycosyltransferase, producing MKIAMVVDAYNKGNGGCVATMRLVEGLKKRGHEFNIVATKSLEKKNFFPVKGFYMPGTEESQANMDFQFGLADKNVLRKAFSDVDLVQIQFPFFLGHGAAKIARSMKKNVIGAYHVQPQNILGAMGKESRFFEFVIGKLFNFFLFNRVPLTQCPSQFAADHLRKSGCRKTLKVVSNGIPADYAAKKHARPKWFGDKLVLMNVGRHALEKRQTLLVEGVKRSKYADKIQLLLCGKGEMSETLIKNGAELPVKPFVQYVTHEEKLEYLNTADLYVHASMVELESLSCLEAIGCGLPCLIGDSRYSAAPQFALDKRFIFTFDDADSLAAKIDYWYEHRGELKTSRKKALEMAEKYRFEKCLDEMEAMYAEVLRTSKYAKQLPNSGGAGVLAPEAGTQQFHHTTRGGKKGR
- a CDS encoding lysophospholipid acyltransferase family protein, whose protein sequence is MKDNSQRRSIPKEKLFVVKNNKMKIDFAQKFTYIYFDWWFELLVLPCFLFCYVLATLSALYFGLTVSGRENLRILKKKGCVVISNHCHYFDTVFASYTFFPRHLYTSVAQRNFEVPIVRRILRLLRAFPIPNHSLGFKMIANSVGEALRRRHSILVLPEGDLCYMSQEIFKFKPGAFYMSYMHQAPILPMVYVLTKREKNGVEKKHRPRIRQVFGEPICPPPLRPDGAFPKEELDAMMEKAARWMEGTLAAYHKDEVAPSLSTNTVSDTAMPAQ
- a CDS encoding ABC transporter ATP-binding protein, which translates into the protein MDLEKISRIFRSMARAAKLVFDASPALALLALVTNMVIGLVPLVTVYSTKLFIDHIMLLVNNPQGIRSLADLVPYLIVLSAAWFTGRWLDAANNLLTALIRSRVDIHCNFLIMRKCASFDMAFFENPEHFDILQNAQRGASSSAWSILQYLISIVRQTLTLTSFLFVLFRLHWAAVILVVVITLPQAFLGGYFARLRWKMQRDRTPDERLRWYYSHILTDRGIAKEIRTLGLAELFLGRYQESATRFWKQETELSIRERLVDSAFTLIEVAGSALVWAYIAMRVISHTLTIGDIVLFTSAVESCRGNARGIFTSGGNIYGQSLFLDNLYALLDITNEKIGGALRGPKGKPRWGTLIAPETLVKGVEFRNVSFRYPGSERMVFSNLNFRLLPGQSTALVGKNGAGKTSLVKLLARLYDPAEGVILLEGKDLRTYSIESVRKFFSVVFQDYVRYSLTLRENIALGDLSHADDSARIEHAASHAGIASLVGRLPKGYDTWLGRLFGTTGNSADLSGGEWQKIALARGYMRQSPALVLDEPTASLDVFAEAEIFKGLSHVSEGRMTVIVSHRFSTVRTVDNILVFDEGRIVEAGSHDRLMKKKGVYASMFTAQASQYR